The Manihot esculenta cultivar AM560-2 chromosome 1, M.esculenta_v8, whole genome shotgun sequence genome has a window encoding:
- the LOC110612534 gene encoding thiamine pyrophosphokinase 1 isoform X1: MLWCIWSQPYLGFSLSLCPFCQKRERLLHIWGKMDLMAHSSTFLLPTISGDHRPSFTYVLVVLNQRLPRFTPLLWKHSQLRLCADGGANRVYDEMPLLVPHEDALDVRHRYKPDLIKGDMDSVRTEVLDFYTSLGTMVVDESHDQDTTDLHKCISHIRDFTPDLDKSNLCVLVAGALGGRFDHEAGNINVLCRFSTMRIILISDDCLIYLLPRTHYHEIHIQSSLEGPHCGLIPIGMPSGNTTTTGLQWDLNEMEMRFGGLISTSNIVRGGKVTVRSSSDLLWTISIKKT, from the exons ATGTTGTGGTGCATTTGGTCACAGCCATACCTTGgtttctctctctccctctgccCTTTCTGCCAGAAACGCGAACGCCTTCTACATATCTGGGGAAAAATGGACCTCATGGCCCATTCTTCCACCTTCCTCCTTCCCACGATCTCTGGCGACCACCGTCCTTCTTTTACCTACGTCCTCGTCGTGCTTAACCAACGCCTTCCGCGGTTCACTCCTCTCCTCTGGAAGCACT CACAATTACGTCTCTGTGCGGATGGAGGCGCCAATCGAGTCTACGATGAAATGCCTTTGTTAGTCCCGCACGAAGACGCTCTTGATGTTCGACACAG GTACAAGCCAGATTTAATCAAGGGTGACATGGATTCAGTCCGAACAGAAGTACTGGACTTCTATACCAGCCTG GGAACAATGGTGGTAGATGAATCTCATGATCAGGATACAACAGATCTACATAAGTGCATTTCACATATTCGTGACTTCACTCCAGACTTGGACAAGTCTAAT CTTTGCGTTCTTGTGGCGGGAGCACTTGGCGGACGATTTGACCATGAGGCTGGCAATATTAATGTTTTATGTAGGTTCTCAACCATGCGAATAATACTTATATCTGATGATTGCCTCATCTACCTCCTTCCAAGAACTCACTATCATGAGATACATATCCAATCTTCACTGGAGGGTCCACATTGCGGTCTCATTCCCATAGGGATGCCATCTGGGAATACCACAACAACTGGACTCCAATGGGATCTCA ATGAAATGGAGATGAGATTCGGTGGTCTAATCAGTACGTCTAACATAGTCAGAGGAGGGAAAGTAACAGTGCGATCAAGTTCAGATCTTCTTTGGACGATTTCCATTAAGAAGACATAA
- the LOC110612534 gene encoding thiamine pyrophosphokinase 1 isoform X3 encodes MPLLVPHEDALDVRHRYKPDLIKGDMDSVRTEVLDFYTSLGTMVVDESHDQDTTDLHKCISHIRDFTPDLDKSNLCVLVAGALGGRFDHEAGNINVLCRFSTMRIILISDDCLIYLLPRTHYHEIHIQSSLEGPHCGLIPIGMPSGNTTTTGLQWDLNEMEMRFGGLISTSNIVRGGKVTVRSSSDLLWTISIKKT; translated from the exons ATGCCTTTGTTAGTCCCGCACGAAGACGCTCTTGATGTTCGACACAG GTACAAGCCAGATTTAATCAAGGGTGACATGGATTCAGTCCGAACAGAAGTACTGGACTTCTATACCAGCCTG GGAACAATGGTGGTAGATGAATCTCATGATCAGGATACAACAGATCTACATAAGTGCATTTCACATATTCGTGACTTCACTCCAGACTTGGACAAGTCTAAT CTTTGCGTTCTTGTGGCGGGAGCACTTGGCGGACGATTTGACCATGAGGCTGGCAATATTAATGTTTTATGTAGGTTCTCAACCATGCGAATAATACTTATATCTGATGATTGCCTCATCTACCTCCTTCCAAGAACTCACTATCATGAGATACATATCCAATCTTCACTGGAGGGTCCACATTGCGGTCTCATTCCCATAGGGATGCCATCTGGGAATACCACAACAACTGGACTCCAATGGGATCTCA ATGAAATGGAGATGAGATTCGGTGGTCTAATCAGTACGTCTAACATAGTCAGAGGAGGGAAAGTAACAGTGCGATCAAGTTCAGATCTTCTTTGGACGATTTCCATTAAGAAGACATAA
- the LOC110612534 gene encoding thiamine pyrophosphokinase 1 isoform X4: protein MDSVRTEVLDFYTSLGTMVVDESHDQDTTDLHKCISHIRDFTPDLDKSNLCVLVAGALGGRFDHEAGNINVLCRFSTMRIILISDDCLIYLLPRTHYHEIHIQSSLEGPHCGLIPIGMPSGNTTTTGLQWDLNEMEMRFGGLISTSNIVRGGKVTVRSSSDLLWTISIKKT, encoded by the exons ATGGATTCAGTCCGAACAGAAGTACTGGACTTCTATACCAGCCTG GGAACAATGGTGGTAGATGAATCTCATGATCAGGATACAACAGATCTACATAAGTGCATTTCACATATTCGTGACTTCACTCCAGACTTGGACAAGTCTAAT CTTTGCGTTCTTGTGGCGGGAGCACTTGGCGGACGATTTGACCATGAGGCTGGCAATATTAATGTTTTATGTAGGTTCTCAACCATGCGAATAATACTTATATCTGATGATTGCCTCATCTACCTCCTTCCAAGAACTCACTATCATGAGATACATATCCAATCTTCACTGGAGGGTCCACATTGCGGTCTCATTCCCATAGGGATGCCATCTGGGAATACCACAACAACTGGACTCCAATGGGATCTCA ATGAAATGGAGATGAGATTCGGTGGTCTAATCAGTACGTCTAACATAGTCAGAGGAGGGAAAGTAACAGTGCGATCAAGTTCAGATCTTCTTTGGACGATTTCCATTAAGAAGACATAA
- the LOC110612534 gene encoding thiamine pyrophosphokinase 1 isoform X2, whose translation MLWCIWSQPYLGFSLSLCPFCQKRERLLHIWGKMDLMAHSSTFLLPTISGDHRPSFTYVLVVLNQRLPRFTPLLWKHSQLRLCADGGANRVYDEMPLLVPHEDALDVRHRYKPDLIKGDMDSVRTEVLDFYTSLGTMVVDESHDQDTTDLHKCISHIRDFTPDLDKSNLCVLVAGALGGRFDHEAGNINVLCRFSTMRIILISDDCLIYLLPRTHYHEIHIQSSLEGPHCGLIPIGMPSGNTTTTGLQWDLTIRCACHLYEYRHQVLAFIFAELRHCSPHPSHGLH comes from the exons ATGTTGTGGTGCATTTGGTCACAGCCATACCTTGgtttctctctctccctctgccCTTTCTGCCAGAAACGCGAACGCCTTCTACATATCTGGGGAAAAATGGACCTCATGGCCCATTCTTCCACCTTCCTCCTTCCCACGATCTCTGGCGACCACCGTCCTTCTTTTACCTACGTCCTCGTCGTGCTTAACCAACGCCTTCCGCGGTTCACTCCTCTCCTCTGGAAGCACT CACAATTACGTCTCTGTGCGGATGGAGGCGCCAATCGAGTCTACGATGAAATGCCTTTGTTAGTCCCGCACGAAGACGCTCTTGATGTTCGACACAG GTACAAGCCAGATTTAATCAAGGGTGACATGGATTCAGTCCGAACAGAAGTACTGGACTTCTATACCAGCCTG GGAACAATGGTGGTAGATGAATCTCATGATCAGGATACAACAGATCTACATAAGTGCATTTCACATATTCGTGACTTCACTCCAGACTTGGACAAGTCTAAT CTTTGCGTTCTTGTGGCGGGAGCACTTGGCGGACGATTTGACCATGAGGCTGGCAATATTAATGTTTTATGTAGGTTCTCAACCATGCGAATAATACTTATATCTGATGATTGCCTCATCTACCTCCTTCCAAGAACTCACTATCATGAGATACATATCCAATCTTCACTGGAGGGTCCACATTGCGGTCTCATTCCCATAGGGATGCCATCTGGGAATACCACAACAACTGGACTCCAATGGGATCTCA CTATTCGGTGTGCTTGTCATCTGTATGAGTATAGGCATCAAGTGTTGGCCTTCATTTTTGCTGAACTAAGACATTGCAGCCCCCATCCATCACATGGTTTACATTAA